Below is a window of Deltaproteobacteria bacterium HGW-Deltaproteobacteria-6 DNA.
AGACATACGGCAGCGTTTTTGCCGTCATCAATACACCGATCCCCGCTTTGTTTGATGAAGTTGCTTTGTCCCTGGGGCAGGTGACCGAGATTGTCCCGTACGCTTTTTCCGGGAGCCCCGAACTGGCGGGGAATATAGAATCGAGACTATCCAACAATGCTAACGCTTATATCATTCAGAACCATGGAGTAGTGGCTCTGGGCGGAACACTCGATCAGGCGATGCTCAATGCCGAACTGTTGGAGAAAAACGCTCATGTTTACTGGATGGCGTTATCTTCCGGAAAACCGGTCACTTTGCTTCCTGAATCAACAATCGAGAGGATTGGAGCGATGAGAAAAGCGGAGAAATAAGAAGTGCGGGGGGATAATATTCGGAGGAATCGCTTACCCTCTACCCGGCATAGTTTTCAGAGGGGGTGCGTTCACAGCTTCCTGAATTGATTTATTTTCGTCATTCATGCCGGATTTCGATCAGAAAGAATCAAAAGGGCTGAACTATCGCGTAACATGTGGTACAAGTACGCTCAACGAAGGTCACCCTTAAAAATTAAAGAGAGGTATTGTTTATGCGCCTTTTTCCTAAAGAAGAAAATTTTTTTGATTTTTTTGAAGAATTGGCTACCAAGATTGAAGAAGGCGGTCAATTTTTCCTTGAAATGACCCAACATCAAAATTATTCCGCGGCTCGCGTTTCCCGACTTAAGGAAATTGAGCATGAAGCGGATGGCATCGCTCATAAAACATACGAAAGGATGCACAAAACCTTTCTGACCCCTCTTGATCGTGAAGACATCTACGCGCTGGTCAATAAAATGGACGATATCCTGGATGCCATTGAGGGCACTGCCATTCGCCTCCACATGTATAAGGTTAAAAGACCGGATGATGAAATCATCAAACAGGCTGAAATTCTTTTTCAAGCGATTAAAAAAATAAAAATGGTCGTTTACGGCTTGCGTCATATGAAGAACAGCCAGATGATTCTGGACGGCTGTGTGGAAATTCACACCCTGGAAAATGAAGGCGACGTCCTTTTAAGAACCATTATCACCGATCTTTTTATTAAGGAAAACGATGCCATCGAACTGCTTAAATGGAAGGAAATCTTTGAACGGCTTGAAGAAGCCATCGATATTTGCGAGAGCGTATCCAATATCGTGGGAGGCATTGTCCTGAAACATGCCTGAGATCATGGCATTCCTTTTTTAGAAATTAGGATAAACCTGAGGAGAAGTTCCGTAACGGCAAAATTATTAATCAATTTGTCCGGTTATCATTCAGCTGATGTAACGCCGTTCGGTTGAATGATGACTTTGATGGATTCCTTTCCTTCCGATACTAATTGAAAGCCTTTCGCAATATCGTTTAAGCCGAGACGGTGCGTGACCAGATCATCCACTGTGACAACGCCGGATTCGATTAACTTCATTGCTTCGGTAATGTCCGGAGGCCCGCAGTAGTAGGACGTCAGAATAGTAATTTCTTTCATCCAGAAATCATTAACAGGAACGACAACCTTCTTGTCCGGTCCGGGAACAGCAAACAGCACAATCACTCCGCCCTTATCTACGCACTGCCATGCCTGCTCCATCGCTGCATCGGCCGCGGCGCATAAAAATACGACATCGGCCTTTTTGCCGTTTTCCCCGATCAGCCGTTCTGAAAAATTATTTGTCGCGTCGATGGTGACGTCAGCCCCCATCTGCGAAGCGTATGCCAGTTTTGTCTCGTTGATATCGGCGGCTATGACTTTACATCCTTTTGACCCGGCCAGTTTCACATGAAGCAGTCCGGCCATTCCGCACCCGATGATCATTACCAACTGTCCCTTTTCCACGCGGGCCAGCCGCTGCGCCCGAACGACGCAGGCCAGCGGTTCAATAAAGGTACTCTGATCATAGGTAATATTTTCAGGCAGAAGATAGGTTCCGTGTTCGACAAGAATCTCCGGAACCAGGATGTATTCGGCAAAACCGCCAGGCAGCCGTTCTTTAATCTCTGAGCATTGCGGGAAGTGACCGTTCAGGCAATAAGAACATTTCCCGCAGGGCACTTTCGGGGCGATAAATACCCGGTCGCCCGGGTGATATTTCTTTACGGCATCACCTGCCGCAACAACCTGCGCGCCTATCTCATGCCCCTGTACCAGCGGGGCGCGCGGGAGCCGGTACCATTCGACGATGTCGCTGCCGCAGATGCCGCAGGACATGACCTTGACCAGCATTTCTTTCGGCCCAGGGGCAGGCGTCGCTATTTCTTCGATCCGGATATCTTTGTTGTTATACCAGTAGGAAACTTTCATTGGTCCTTCAATGTATTATACAGATCAAAAGCTGCGGCCGGAGTTTCGTTGTCGTGGACAACGGCCCGCACAGCCTTAATCATGGCCACCGGTGCTTCCGACTGAAAAATGTTGCGTCCCATATCGACGCCGGCGGCGCCCCGCTGGACCGCGTTATAGGCCATTGTCAGGGCTTCAAGTTCCGGGATTTTTTTGCCGCCCGCCATCACGATCGGCACCGGGCAGGATGCCGTGACGGTCTCGAAGTCTTCATCCACATAATAGGTTTTGACATAGTGGGCCCCAAGCTCCGCGCATATCCGGCAGGCCAGCCGGAAGTACTTGGCGTCGCGCGCCATATCCTTGCCCACCGCGGTTACCGCAAGCGTCGGAATGCCGTAGCGGTTGCCGAGATCAACCATTTTGGTCATGTTGATGATCGACTGTCTTTCAAATTCACCGCCGATAAACACCTGGACCGCCATGGCACAGACATTCAAACGGATGGATTCTTCAATGTCCACGGCGATGTCTTCATTGGACAGTTCCTTGAGAATAAGGCACCAAAGGAAGGATATTGATGTCCACCCGTTCCAGACCCGTGGTGGGTCCCTGAAAATACCCGTGATCGATGGCCAGCATAACCGTTCGGCCGGAGAAGGGATTAAATATCCGCGCCAGCCTGTTTTTCATTCCCCAATCCATGGAGTTTGAGCCTTTGAGGAAAAACCCCTCCGTTTTTTGGGGCTTATCGGTATAAAACGTTTTAGCTTCTTTGATTCCGTCCATGTCCGCCATTTAAAGTATTCTCCTTTCCCAGTCCGGATCTTACAGGGTCACGCATTTCTCCGTATTATATGTTTTACTTTTATTAAAGCCTCGTATTTTATTCAATATCGGCGTCAGTTTGTGCCTTGATGAGTGGTATCTCGGTGTATGGGGGCAGGCAGCAGAAAATCGGGATAAAAAAGTCGATATCGAAATTTAAAAGAAAAAGTATGGTGGGCAATGTGAGATTCGAACTCACGGCCTTTGGCTTCGGAGGCCAGCGCTCTATCCAGCTGAGCTAATTGCCCACGCCCGGTGCTTCTACTATATCCCGTCATAATCTTCAATGAATAAAAAAGGTCCCGGCAAAGAAAATGATATCAAACGAATGCGAACCGGCAGGCATTGGTGAAGCCGCTTTTTCTTATTTGCCGGACGGATGACTATTTTGCCTTTTGGAGGTATGGTCTTTCCCCAGATAGTAGTTGATCCAGGATGAGGTTTGGTAAAGGTCCCAGTTGCAGGGCGGAACAATGTCCCTGTCCAACTGCGATTCTTCGGCGTATTTCTTCAACCGGGAATAGGCCCGGACATAAATACATTGTCTCTTGCCGGGATAAACCTCGCACCATCCCCGGAAACTCCCGCCGCAGGCGCCGTTACGCTGATTTTTCGGGCATTGCGACATGGGGCAGAGATAGGCTGCATCGATCAGGGCGCAATCCCCGCAGTCCTTACAGTCAAAAAGCGCGACCTTGGTCAAGTGTTCCAGCTTGTGAAAAAAACCTTCCATTTTTGTCCCTTCCACTTTTGTGCAGAGACTTTTCATTACTCCGTAAAGTTTCTTTCCCGGTTCATACATCACTTGATGGAAGAAGCGCGAAAAGCCATATGGAAATTCGATTCGGGCATCGAGCGGCCGGTTCTGTCTTGTTGTCGCTGTCTCACGGTTCAGCCCCGTATCCGGATCGCGCTCAAAGTAGTAGAAGCCGTCGGGAATGGGATAATCAAAATAACGGATCAGTTCGGTCCATCGGGGGGCAAGTTCCTCCCCCTGACGGATAATGGCTTCCACCTGTTCATATTTGATGTTGTGACCGCCGATGTGAACGCCGCTGAAACCCATTCCCTTCATGATGGCATACATCCGGGCGGCGCGCAGTATTCTTGCTCCTTCTCCCTTGTCGGGGTCGTTGCGCTCGCGGTCAATGTCCGCGAGGAGTTTATCCGTGACAACGCTGCCCGGCAGGTCGTTGCGGTTCATCATTTTGGCCGCGCCGAAAGGCAGAATATAAATGTTTCCCACCAGCGGAATATTAAAACCATTTTGTTTCATGAAGAGCAACACTTCATGAAATTTCCGGGCATCGTATCCCAGCTGCGTGACGATGAATTGCGCGCCGGCGGCGATTTTCTTTTTCAATTTGTAATACTGGACCATCTGCTCCGCTTCGGTCGCTTTGAACGGAGAAACGACCGCGCCTGGAAAAAAATCGCTGGTCTGATGAATAATGTTGCCTTTGATTCCCGGATATGTCAGTCCCCGGTTCATGTCTGATATCAGCTGCAGGGTATGAATGGGATCCAGATCAAAGACCGGTGCGGGTCTTCCCTGAAAACCGGATGCGGGATAATCGCCGCTCATCACCAGGAGATTTCTGATGCCTGCGCGGTCCAGCGCATAAAGCTGGCTCTCCATCTGGTTGCGGTTTTTATCTTTGCAGGTAAAATGAACGAGAGGTTCGATGCCCAGCTTTAGAATTTCGCAACCCATGAAATCGGCGGACATGGCCGGGGTTCCGCCCGGATTATCCGTCAGCGTCAGGGCATGAATCTTACCGCCGGTCGCAGCCTGTCCGGCCAGTGCCAGCGCCTTTTCCTGAGCTGCTTCTTTCGCGCCTCTTCCCGGCACCAGTTCCCAGGTGACCGGGAATTCGGAGGGATTCAATAAAGCTTCTTTAAAACGATTACTTTGCATCATCATCCTCGAGTATTTGCTCTTGATGCCCTTTCAGGGCAAGCGGTACTCTTTACAGGTTAAACAAAATTGATGCGTTGAAAATCGCATTTACGAAAGAGCTTGTCAACTATTTTTCACAGGACAGGTAAATAGATTGACCCCCTTTCAGGGGGCACGAGGCTGAAGGCTGAAGGTTATAAGGTGCAGGTGATAGTTAATTTTTTAGATTGTTTATCCTGATCACCATGTTCGGCGTACCCCAAACTCCGTTTTATACTAAAAGCCTTCAGTCTTCAGTCTTATCCATAATCCTTTTCTTGCAGTTAGTATGGAAATTTGTTAATTTTATGGCATGCATCCGGAAAAGAAAAATATTACACGGAAATTAATATATGGTCTGGCGATTCTTGTTGCTGCATTATGGTCCTCGCCGCTTGTTGCCGCAACTGAAATAACCAATGTCCGGCATTGGAGCGCGCCCGATCATACGCGCATCGTTATTGATCTCAGCGCTGCGCCGAACTATCAGTATAAAATTACGGAAAACATTCTTACTCTGACATTTTCCGATACGACTTTTCATTCATCTTTGCCTGTTGAAAAAATGATCGGTAAACGCGGTATCAGCAGGATCATCTTTAAACCCGAGGAAGGCAATCAATGTAAAATTGAAATTTTCCTTGATGAGTACTTAAAAGCGGAAGTTTTTAAGTTGAAAAAATTCATGGATAAGCCCGACCGAGTCGTCGTGGATATTATCGTGGAACAGGTTGTTAAGGAAACGGTTGTTTCGGAGCGGACAACGCCCTCCCGGAAAAAAAGAGTGATAGTCATTGATCCGGGTCACGGCGGTGAAGATCCCGGCGCCGTGGGTAAGAGGGGAACGTATGAAAAAAACGTCGTGCTGGCCATCAGCCGCGAAATAAAAAAATCGATTGATAAAATGCCCGGATACCGTGCGGTATTAACGCGCGACGGGGATTATTATGTGTCGTTCAGCAATCGTCTGAACGTGGCCAGAAAGACCGGAGCGAGCCTCTTCATCAGCGTGCACGCGGATGCGGCCAGAAACCGCCAGGCCAAGGGGAGCTCCGTGTATTGCCTTTCCACGGGCGCAGCCAGCAATGAAGCGGCGAAATTACTGGCCAACAATGAAAACCTGTCCGACATCATCGGCGGTGTTCCCAACGGCGAAGGCAATAATCAATCCGACGAGATTATTCTGAATATGTTTCAGACCAATACGATTAATCTGTCGAAGACGTATGCGGCCGATTTGATCGATCAACTCGGCCGTGTGCAATGCCTGAAGTATTCCATCTTTCACGAGGCGCCATTTCGTGTTTTGAAACTTCCGGATACCCCCGCCGTGCTTCTGGAAACGGCCTTTATCTCCAATTTGCAGGAAGAGCGTCTTTTGAAAACAGGCGCCTTTCGGAAAAAAATCGCCGGTGTGGTTGCGTCGTCCGTCGCCAATTACTTTGCCGGTGCGCCTCCCGTTGCAGCGGCCCCGGATGCAGGTAAAACAGAAGACAAAACCGCCCCGGCATTAAAAAAGCCCGCGAACGACAATCGCAACAATCCGTTGAAGACGGTGACCTATCGGGTTAAGCGTGGCGACAACCTGAACGCAATTGCCGCTCAGTATGATACGAATCTGGCGACGCTTTTAAAGTTGAATGCTTTGAAAATAAATGATCCTCTCTATGTTGGCCGGAAGATTCTGGTTCCGGCTGCCGAACAGGAAACCGCTGATAAAAGGCCTCTGAAAAAATATAAGGTTAAAAAAGGCGATACCCTGTTTTCTCTGGCGAAAAGCAGCTCCATCACGGTTGATGAACTGCGGCGTATCAACAATATGACGGATTCCGATGCGTTATTGTTGGGACAGAAAATAAAACTCCCTCAATAGATATAACGTTATGTGAATACTTCAGCCCGTGCACACTCCGTTGCCTGCAGCAAGGCAAGCGGGCGAAGATAATGAAACACACCTTATGCATCGAAGATCCCGCTTTCTGCGGCGGGAGCTTCATTTGGAGACCATGTTTTTACCTTTGACATTCTTAAGGAGGTTACCATGACAGAAGCAACCCAGCAGGCTTTATGCGGCTTGCGCGACCTTTCCATGATTAAATGGTATGTGATTCCTCTTCTGGCGATTGTTTTTTATATTTATACCCGTGAAATAAAAGAAGCGAAGACAACCGGAGACTGGAATGCCGTTTTAGCGGGGTTGACCATTTTCGGCGTCGATTTCTTCAACGAGACCTGGAATGGCTGGGTATTGAATATTACCCAGCGTTCCGCGTTCTGGACGGCGCCCGGCGATACGGCGCTTCGCACCATGGTCGGCTGGAACATCGAAATCATGTTTATGTTTTTACTGCTGGGCATCATCTACTATCATACCCTTTCAGAGAGTAAAAAAGAGAAAATTCTGGGGTTGCCCGAAAAATGGTTCTGGGCGATCGGCTACAGCATTTTTTGCGTTTTTATCGAATGTTTATTGAATATCGGCGGACATCTGATCTGGGAGTATCCCTTCTGGTATTTATCTTTTAAAGGCGTCTGGCTGATTTTCCTGATCGGTTATTTCCACTTCTTCTGCTTTGCCATTTTAGTCATCAGCCTCAAAACGATGAAGGCTAAATTGACGGCTGTGGGTATTATTTACGCCGTTCCGGTGATGATGAATATCCTGGCGTTCGGTTTCTGGGGCTGGATATATTAATTAAGGCTCTGTTTCAGTGAAGAATGAATATTGATGTTACTTCAACCCCCATCCCGGCGGGGTCATACTCCGGGAGAAGTCCTGAAAAATAAAGGCATCTCCCCGGCATGCGCCGGGCTGTCGCATTGGGTCGATATGACAATGCTCACGGGCTGCCGGTGAGCTTTACAGCGGGGAGAACTCACCGATAAAAACAATTTACAGCCGGTTGTATTCATCAAAAACTTTAGAATATTTTTCATGGATCATTTTGCGGTCGAATTCCCAGAATTCAGCCAGCATTTTTTCCTGTTCGGATTGCGTAAAGTATTCCTGGCAGGGATAAAAGAAATGTTTATCCTCCTTCTCAATATGACGGGGATAGAAACTGCCCAATTCCCGTGCCAGACGAATGATTTCGGTCAGTTTTCCTTCATCGCCCGATAAATACATTGCTTTGGCGGCGACAATCTGAGCGGTTGTCTTTCTGCCCCATACATGTTCGTCAAGCAGTTCCTGCATGATTCTCTTGAGGTCGGTGGTCA
It encodes the following:
- a CDS encoding cation-binding protein, with the protein product MKPIGPLMWEHRLIEKMLGTMMRHMDQAEADKKVNPVIIDTAVDFIRTYADRTHHGKEEEILFRDLAKKELTTDLKRIMQELLDEHVWGRKTTAQIVAAKAMYLSGDEGKLTEIIRLARELGSFYPRHIEKEDKHFFYPCQEYFTQSEQEKMLAEFWEFDRKMIHEKYSKVFDEYNRL
- a CDS encoding alcohol dehydrogenase; translation: MKVSYWYNNKDIRIEEIATPAPGPKEMLVKVMSCGICGSDIVEWYRLPRAPLVQGHEIGAQVVAAGDAVKKYHPGDRVFIAPKVPCGKCSYCLNGHFPQCSEIKERLPGGFAEYILVPEILVEHGTYLLPENITYDQSTFIEPLACVVRAQRLARVEKGQLVMIIGCGMAGLLHVKLAGSKGCKVIAADINETKLAYASQMGADVTIDATNNFSERLIGENGKKADVVFLCAAADAAMEQAWQCVDKGGVIVLFAVPGPDKKVVVPVNDFWMKEITILTSYYCGPPDITEAMKLIESGVVTVDDLVTHRLGLNDIAKGFQLVSEGKESIKVIIQPNGVTSAE
- a CDS encoding DUF47 domain-containing protein encodes the protein MRLFPKEENFFDFFEELATKIEEGGQFFLEMTQHQNYSAARVSRLKEIEHEADGIAHKTYERMHKTFLTPLDREDIYALVNKMDDILDAIEGTAIRLHMYKVKRPDDEIIKQAEILFQAIKKIKMVVYGLRHMKNSQMILDGCVEIHTLENEGDVLLRTIITDLFIKENDAIELLKWKEIFERLEEAIDICESVSNIVGGIVLKHA
- a CDS encoding class II aldolase encodes the protein MMTGKYIGYKKDVLNACLWLSQQGYLGSLKGSTGNVSVRIDGETSMAITPTGVKYQDMSDDDICVVGFDLAMIEWKSGRKPSMEAGLHSVIYRTRPDVNAIVHTHQTYGSVFAVINTPIPALFDEVALSLGQVTEIVPYAFSGSPELAGNIESRLSNNANAYIIQNHGVVALGGTLDQAMLNAELLEKNAHVYWMALSSGKPVTLLPESTIERIGAMRKAEK
- a CDS encoding methylenetetrahydrofolate reductase — its product is MQSNRFKEALLNPSEFPVTWELVPGRGAKEAAQEKALALAGQAATGGKIHALTLTDNPGGTPAMSADFMGCEILKLGIEPLVHFTCKDKNRNQMESQLYALDRAGIRNLLVMSGDYPASGFQGRPAPVFDLDPIHTLQLISDMNRGLTYPGIKGNIIHQTSDFFPGAVVSPFKATEAEQMVQYYKLKKKIAAGAQFIVTQLGYDARKFHEVLLFMKQNGFNIPLVGNIYILPFGAAKMMNRNDLPGSVVTDKLLADIDRERNDPDKGEGARILRAARMYAIMKGMGFSGVHIGGHNIKYEQVEAIIRQGEELAPRWTELIRYFDYPIPDGFYYFERDPDTGLNRETATTRQNRPLDARIEFPYGFSRFFHQVMYEPGKKLYGVMKSLCTKVEGTKMEGFFHKLEHLTKVALFDCKDCGDCALIDAAYLCPMSQCPKNQRNGACGGSFRGWCEVYPGKRQCIYVRAYSRLKKYAEESQLDRDIVPPCNWDLYQTSSWINYYLGKDHTSKRQNSHPSGK